In the Candidatus Krumholzibacteriia bacterium genome, CTCCGGGGCGGCCCTTTTTTCATGGACGGTGATGATGCCCTTGATGGTCAGTGTTTCCGGAATCCGGGGTGTGATTGGCGAGAGCCTGCACCCCGAAAATCTCGTTCGCTATACGGCGGCCTATGCGACCTGGTGCCGCAGAAAGCAGGGGCCCGGAGCGGTGGTCATCGGCCGTGATGGCCGTCCGAGCGGTCGCATGCTCACCGATCTGGTGAAGGCCGTGCTTTCCGCCTGTGGCCTGGACACCATTGACCTTGGCTTGTCGACCACTCCCGGATGTGCCATGGCCGTAAAGGCGAAGGATGCAGTGGGTGGAATCGTGCTAACGGCCAGCCATAACCCGGCTCCCTGGAATGCCCTCAAGTTCCTGGATTCCGACGGGAATTTTCTCTCCCCCGAAGACGGAAAAGCCGTGCTTGTTCTGGAGGAAGAAGGCTCCTTTGATTGGATGGGCCACGAGCATCTGGGAAGCTACGAGCGATGGAAGGCGGCCGACCGCCACCATATCGACTCCATTCTTGCGCTGGACACCGTTTGCGGGGAGAAGATCGCCGGCTCCGGCCTGAAGGCCGTGGTGGATGCCGTCAATGCTTCGGGCAGCAAGGTCATGCCGGAGCTTCTCAGATCTCTGGGCGTGGAAGTTCACCCGCTCTACTGTGACGCAAGCGGGATTTTCCCCCACGAGCCCGAGCCGACGCCGGCCCACCTTGGCGATCTCTCCGAAGCGGTGATTTCAGAGAAGGCCGATCTCGGAATAGCCCTGGATCCTGATTCCGACCGGCTGGTTCTGGTGGACGAAACGGGGAAGGTGCTGAGCGAGGAATACACTCTGGCATTGAGCGCGAACTACTACCTGTCGCTGAAACCGGGGCCCGTGGCCGCCAATCTTTCCAGCAGCCGCATGATTGAAGATGTGGCCGCGAAATATGGGCAAAGCTGCCAGCGTTCTCCAGTAGGGGAGGCGCATGTGGTTGCCCTGATGAAGGAAAGCGGAGCCCTGATCGGGGGCGAAGGAAACGGAGGCGTGATCCTTCCCGAACTTCATGCCGGTCGCGATGGACTTCTCGGGGCGGCTCTCATTCTGTCGGCCATGGCCCAGTCCGGGAAGAAACTCTCCGAACTGGCCGCGGAACTTCCTGCCTACACCATGGAAAAGCGGAAAATCGTCCTGAACAAGCCGGCAGTTCCGGCTCAGTTGCAGGAATTTCTCCAGGAGCACCTGGCCGGGGAACTGGATTTGCGGGACGGGGTTCGCAGCGATCAGCAAGAAGGCTGGCTTCATGTGCGAGCTTCCAATACCGAAGCCATTTTGAGGATCATCGGGGAATCCTCCGATGGCATATGGCTTGCTTCGCAACTGGATGCCGTGGAAGCACTTGTCCGCAAGCATTTGACCTAGGCTGCTTCTTGTAGGATAATCAGGCCATCGAATGGAGTAACTGTGTGTGGAATCGTAGGATATCTTGGAGAGCGGCCTGCTCTGCCCATTCTGATTGAAGGTCTCAAGCGTCTGGAGTACCGGGGCTATGATTCCTCCGGGATTGCCCTTCAGAACGGCGGCACCCTTCAGGTGGTCAAGGAAGAGGGCAAGATTTCTTCCCTGCAGACGAGGCTCAACGGGGGCGAGTATCCCTCGGTCTCCGGAATCGCACACACCCGCTGGGCGACCCACGGGGTTCCCAGCCGACAGAACGCCCATCCCCATGTTTCCGCCTCCGGCAAGATTGCCATCGTCCATAACGGAATCATCGAGAACTTCCAGGCCCTTCGACGATTTCTCACGGAGAAAGGCTATGAGTTCACGACCGACACGGACACGGAGACCCTGGTCCACCTGATCGATTTCCACTACCGGGGAGATCTGGAAAAGGCCGTGCAGATGGCCCTGGCTCGCGTGGAAGGAACCTATGGCATCGCAGTCATTCACCACGACCATCCGAAGATGATGGTAGGCGCAAGGAATGGAAGCCCCATGGTCATCGGCATCGGCGACCGCGAGCTTTTTCTCGCCAGCGATGTTGCCGCGATTCTGGCCCACACCCGGCAGGTGATCTATCTCGATGATCGGGAAATGGTGACCTTCGATTCCCAGACCTTCAAGACGAAGACCATTCACAATGAAGCGGTGGAAAAGGAAATCCAGGAAGTGACCTGGGATCTGGAGAGCATTGAAAAGAGCGGCTATCCGCATTTCATGCTCAAGGAAATCTTTGAGCAGCCCGAGACTATCGCCAATGCCTTCCGCGGGCGCCTACTCGAGGAAGAGGGTCTTGCAAAGCTGGGCGGGCTGGCTTCCTGCCAGAGTGAGCTTCAGGCAATGGAGAGGGCTGTCTTTCTCGCCTGTGGAACCAGTTGGCATGCAGGGTTGATCGGCGAGTACATGATTGAAGAACTGGCCCGGATCCCGGCAGAGGTGGAATACGCCTCGGAGTTCCGCTACCGCAATCCCGTCCTCGACGAGAATACGGTGACCTGGTCCATCAGCCAATCCGGCGAGACGGTTGATACACTGGAGGCGATGCGGGAAGGAATGCGCAAGGGCGCCCGCTCTCTCGGCATCGTCAATGTCGTCGGATCCACCATTGCCCGTGAAAGTGAAGGCGGGGTCTACATTCATGCGGGTCCTGAGATTGGAGTCGCCAGTACCAAGGCTTTTACCAGCCAGGTTACGGTGCTTGCAATCCTGACGCTCCTTCTGGGAAGAAAGCGCGGAATGTCTCTCAGTCAGGGACAGGAAATGGTTCAGGAACTGAAGGCCATCCCCGATAAGGTGAGCCAGATCCTGAAGAAGGATGAGGAGATCCGCGAGATTGCCGAGATCTATGCGGATGTGAACAACTTCCTCTATCTGGGCCGTGGCATCAACTATCCGGTGGCGCTGGAAGGGGCCCTGAAACTCAAGGAAATCTCCTACATTCACGCCGAGGGTTATCCCGCAGCAGAAATGAAACACGGTCCCATTGCCTTGATCGATGAGAACATGCCCGTGGTCTTTGTGAGCCCCCGCGGCGGGAGCAGCCGGAAGATCCTCGGGAACATGGAGGAAGTCAGGGCCAGGGGCGGGCGCATTATCGCCGTGACCAATGAGGGCGACCAGAACGCAGCGGCGCTGGCCGATCATGTGATCAGCATTCCGGAGACCGTGGACTTCCTTTCTCCGCTTCTTACGGTGATTCCCCTGCAGTTGCTGGCCTACCATATCGCCGTGATTCGCGGTTGTGATGTTGACCAACCCCGCAACCTCGCCAAGAGCGTTACGGTGGAATAGGGATGAAACGCCAGGCAATCTCCAGCGACTCGGCCCCTCTGGCCATCGGACCCTACAGCCAGGCGATTCTCTCAGAGGGTCTTCTCTTTACGTCCGGGCAGATTCCCCTGGATCCTGCAAAGGGGAAAGTCGTGGAGGGCGGCATCGAGGAGCAGAGCCACCAGGTCATGAAGAATCTGGGAGCCATCCTCGAAGCCGCCGGACTCGCATACGGAGACCTGCTCAAGTGCACGGTTTTCCTGAGCGACATGAAGAACTTTCAGACCTTCAATGAGGTTTACGCCTGCTATTTCGAAGGCGGGGGTCCCGCGCCCGCAAGAAGCACCGTGGAAGTGTCCGCCCTGCCACTGGGCGTGTTGATTGAAATCGAGGCCATTGCCCGCGCCTGAATGTTCTTCTGAATTGACGGATTTCATCATCCTCCTTGCGCAATGCGTCCGGGCGTGTGTAGTTACCAATGATCGGGGAGTGGATGGGTCCTGGTGGGCCCCGAGGACTTCAAATCCTTCTGCCGGGAGTTAGAAGCTTCCGGGGTGGGTTCGATTCCCACGCATTCCCGCCATTTTTCTATGAAACAAAGCACCGTCATATTCCTTCTGCTTGCCTTGTTGCCGGCCATGTCTTCCTCCGCAGAATCGACTTCCGCGGAGGATAGCTTGCGTCTGGATTCCCGTGTTGCCATGGCCTCCACGGCCCTCTTCCCCGGATTGGGCCAGCTCTACACTGGCGGGAAGAAACGCACAGCCGTTTACATGGCTTTGGAAACCCTCTGCCTGGTCAATATCGTCCGGGAGGAAATGCGTTCGGTGAATTACCGCCGGCATGCAGATTCGCTGTCGGAGGGCGAAATCTGGAGAGGAAGAACTCCGGAGCAGCTAGAGGCGGATTCGGTGAGATCTCATGAGGAAAGCGTGGACTGGCGATGGACTCTTGCAGCCGTCATGGTCTTTGCCTTCATGGACAGCTACGACTACTCCCACCTTTCCTCTTTCGACATGGAAGAAATCGAGGGCCTGACCCTCCTTCCGATACTCGGCCCCGATGAGCGGGTCGGTCTCCAACTTGGCCTGAGTTTCTAGATCCCATGAAGAATATCCGAAACTTCTGTATCATTGCGCATATCGATCATGGCAAAAGCACCCTTGCCGACCGGATGCTGGAACTGACCGATACGCTTGCAGAACGCAAGATGCAGGAGCAGGTTCTCGACAGCATGGAACTGGAGAGAGAGCGGGGAATCACCATCAAGAGTCATCCGATCCGGATGCAGTATCAGGACAATGCAGGAGAGCTCTGGGAGTTCAACCTGATCGACACCCCCGGCCATGTGGACTTCAGTTACGAGGTGAGTCGTAGTCTGGCCGCCTGTGAGGGCGCCATTCTTGTCGTGGATGCTTCTCAGGGAGTGGAGGCCCAGACTCTGGCAAACCTCTATCTCGCCATGGAGAGCGATCTCGAGATTCTTCCGGTTCTCAACAAGATCGATCTTCCGGGAGCGAGGACCGAGGAGGTTCGGGAGGAATTGGCCCAGCTTCTGGGAATCGAGGAAGAGGAGATTATGGCAGTCAGCGCGAAGACCGGGCTGGGTGTGGAGGAAGTGCTGGAAGCCGTCCCCCGGCGCTTGCCGGGCCCGAAGCTCAATGAGGATGCTCCGCTCCGAGCCCTGATCATCGATTCCCAATACGATCCCTATCTTGGAGCGGTGGCGACCGTTCGGGTGGTGGATGGGAAGATCCGGACGGGGAGCAGGATCCGTTTTCTCGCAACCGGTCAGGACTACGAGGTGCAGGAGACGGGCAACTTCGTCCTGTCTCGCCAGAAAAGCCCCAGTCTGGACTCCGGTCAGGTGGGCTATCTGGTCAGCGGGGCAAAACAGATCCGGGATCTACGAGTGGGCGACACGGTAGTCGATGCGGGGAAGGATTTCCCCGAGGCCCTGCCGGGCTACAAGGAAGTGAAGCCCATGGTCTTCAGCGGGCTCTACCCCCTTGATGCCGATTCCTATGAAATGCTGCGCGAAGCGCTTCAAAAGCTTCAACTCAATGATTCGGCGATTCGCTACGAACCGGAGTCGAGTACGGCTTTGGGCTTTGGCTTTCGCGTGGGATTCCTCGGGCTTCTGCACATGGAAATCGTGCAGGAACGCCTGGAGCGGGAGTTCTCCCTGGGCATTATCGCCACTTTGCCCAATGTGGAATACCAGGTGAGCCACAAGGACGGAAGCGAACTGCTCGTCTCCAATCCGGCCCAGATGCCCGAGGCGGGAGAGATTTCAGAAATCAGGGAACCCTATGTGCGCTCCACAGTGTATACGCCTGCGGATTATGTCGGCCCCCTGATGAAACTCTGTATGGAACGAAGAGGTATTCAGGAGGGCATGAACTACCTCGATGGCAAGCGGGTGGAACTTCACTTCCGTCTGCCGCTTTCGGAAGTGGTGGTTGACTTCTACGATCGTCTGAAGAATATCTCACGGGGGCATGCGAGTTTTGATTACGAGTACAGCGGGCATGAAGCAAGCGAACTGGTCAAACTCGTGATCCTCATCAATGGAAGCCCCGTGGATGCACTCAGTGCCATTGTTCACCGGGACCAGGCTCATTTCTGGGGTGACCGGCTGGCCCGCAAACTCAAGGAGCAGATCCCACGGCAGCTCTTTCAGGTGGCGATTCAGGCTTCGATCGGATCGCGTGTCGTGGCCCGCTGCAATGTGAGTGCCCTGAGAAAGAACGTGACGGCGAAGTGCTATGGGGGCGATATTACCCGTAAGCGAAAACTGTTGGAGAGACAGAAAGAAGGAAAGAGGCGTATGAAGCAGGTGGGGAATGTTGAGATTCCCCAGGAAGCCTTTCTCGCAGTCCTGAAAGTGGAGAGATGATGCTCTGGAAGAAGAAGCAGAAAAAGAAGAAGCACTGGGCTCGTGAGATACTGGATGTCATCGTCTGGGCCCTGGTCATGGTGTTCCTGGCCCGCTCTTTCGTCGTTCAGGCTTTTCACATTCCCAGCGGAAGCATGGAGGACACGCTTCTGGTCGGGGACTTCCTTTTTGTGAACAAGTTTCTCTATGGCTCGAAGATTCCCCTTACGGACATTCGTCTGCCAGGTCTTCGTGAACCCCGCCCCGGAGACATCGTTGTCTTTCGCCCGAGCGGGGAGAAGCAGGATTACATCAAGCGCTGTGTTGCCGTGGAGGGTCAAACCCTGGAACTGAAGAGCGGCATTCTTTATCGAGACGGAGAGAGGGTCGAGGAGAACTATGTAAAGTTCGCCTACGGGGCTCGTCCTCAGAGGGAGTCCATGCGGGATTTCGGTCCCGTGACCGTTCCAGAGGGCGAGATCTTCCTTCTCGGAGACAATCGGGACAACAGCAAGGACAGCCGCTATGTGGGGACGAAGAACTGGCGCGATACGGTTCAGGGAAAGGCCGTTTTCATCTACTTCTCATGGAACCTGAAACGAAACTTCCCGCGACTGGACCGAATCGGGGATCTGATCCATTGAGCCTCTCGCTCTATGTGCATGTTCCCTTTTGTCGCCATCGATGTACCTATTGCAATTTCTACTTCCTGACCAGGAAGGCTGACCCCCGCTACCTGGAAGCCCTGAAGAGGGAGTTCCTTCTTCGGAAAGACAGCCTTCCTTCCCTTCCCCTGAATGCCTTTTACCTCGGAGGGGGCACACCCTCCTGGCTTCCCCGGGAAGATCTCCGTGACCTTCTGGGTTTTTTTGCTCCCTGCCTGTCCGGGGACACAGAAGGCACGATGGAGTGCAATCCAGAGGACCTCGGGGAAGATCTTCTGGAGTTCCTGGAATCCTCGGGAATGAACAGAATCAGTCTGGGCCTTCAGTCCCTTTCAGCCCGGGAACTGAAACGCTCGGCTCGTGGCCACAGCCCTGAGAAGGGGAGAAAGGCTCTCGCTCTTGCCTCCGGATCGAAACTGGACCTGTCCGTGGATCTGATCATTGGTCTGCCAGAGCAGACGGAGGGCAGTTTCCGGGAAAGCCTGGAGGAGGTTCTGGATTACTCTCCGGAGCATCTTTCTCTCTATACCCTGGAGCTCGACGAGCCCGTTCCCCTGCGCAAGGTCTTTCAGAAGCATCCGGAGTGGGATCCGGGGGAGGATTTCCGGGCTACCTGCTATCTCTGGGCCCATGAGAGGCTTGCGAAGGCCGGCTATGAGCATTACGAGGTCTCCAACTGGGCTCTTCCCGGAAAACGCTGTGCCTACAATGAAAGCATCTGGCAGGGCGGGGAATACATGGGACTGGGACCTTCTGCGCACAGCTGCCTGGGGGGGCAGCGTTTCGGCTGGCCGGCGGATCTGGAGCTTTGGCAGAAGGAACTTCTGGCCGGGAGGTCCCCTTCTCCCTTGCCCGACAAGCGGGGCAAAGAGGAAAAAACTCTGGAAGAACTCCTTCTGGGCTTGAGAACCGATCGCGGTATTGCGGCGAGGCATCCGCTTCTGAAGGACAAGGAAGCGCTTCTGGCTTCCTTCCGGGACGAGGGCTGGGCTTCCCTGCGAGATGGGCATTGGTGCCTCAGTGCAGAGGGCTGGATCCGCATGGACGGAATCCTCTCCCGTCTGAATACTTGACACCTTCTCTTTCCTTCCCTTACTTGAAATGGGGAATAAGCCAAGGATAAGCAGGGAATGGACTTCCGAACTTATGAAATGCCCGATGACCGCAATCTGCGGGTTCTGGAATCCGTAATCCGGATCTATACGGATACGGCAGAACCTGTCAGTTCGGCAGTCGTGGCCCGGGATCTCCGCCATCATTGGAGTTCGGCCACGGTTCGCAACATCTTTTCGGAACAGGAACAGCTTCGCTGGCTCTTTCGCCCGCATCGCAGTTCAGGGCGGGTTCCCACGGAACTCGGATATCGGGTTTTCGTGGAGAAAGTGGTGCGCCCCGGGCAGTGCCACCGGGACCTCGACTCTCTCTTTGATGCGGAGGTGGATTTCCGCGACGGGAATCTGCAGGAGAAACTCGACCAGTCTCTGGATCTTCTCAGTCGGCTGAGCCATGTCCTTGGGATCCGCCTTTTTCTTTTCTCGCCCGGTGAGGAAGAAACTCCCGAAGACTGCCAGATCAGCGGTGTGGAAGAGCTTCTGGAGCAGCCTGAGTTCGAGGATCCCCTGGCTCTGAAGGATCTGATCCATGTGATTCGCGATTCGGCTCCGATCGGGCCTTACCTTCAGGGGCAGTTGGGAGATCCCGGCAAGGTGAGGGT is a window encoding:
- a CDS encoding coproporphyrinogen-III oxidase family protein; the encoded protein is MSLSLYVHVPFCRHRCTYCNFYFLTRKADPRYLEALKREFLLRKDSLPSLPLNAFYLGGGTPSWLPREDLRDLLGFFAPCLSGDTEGTMECNPEDLGEDLLEFLESSGMNRISLGLQSLSARELKRSARGHSPEKGRKALALASGSKLDLSVDLIIGLPEQTEGSFRESLEEVLDYSPEHLSLYTLELDEPVPLRKVFQKHPEWDPGEDFRATCYLWAHERLAKAGYEHYEVSNWALPGKRCAYNESIWQGGEYMGLGPSAHSCLGGQRFGWPADLELWQKELLAGRSPSPLPDKRGKEEKTLEELLLGLRTDRGIAARHPLLKDKEALLASFRDEGWASLRDGHWCLSAEGWIRMDGILSRLNT
- the glmM gene encoding phosphoglucosamine mutase; amino-acid sequence: MMPLMVSVSGIRGVIGESLHPENLVRYTAAYATWCRRKQGPGAVVIGRDGRPSGRMLTDLVKAVLSACGLDTIDLGLSTTPGCAMAVKAKDAVGGIVLTASHNPAPWNALKFLDSDGNFLSPEDGKAVLVLEEEGSFDWMGHEHLGSYERWKAADRHHIDSILALDTVCGEKIAGSGLKAVVDAVNASGSKVMPELLRSLGVEVHPLYCDASGIFPHEPEPTPAHLGDLSEAVISEKADLGIALDPDSDRLVLVDETGKVLSEEYTLALSANYYLSLKPGPVAANLSSSRMIEDVAAKYGQSCQRSPVGEAHVVALMKESGALIGGEGNGGVILPELHAGRDGLLGAALILSAMAQSGKKLSELAAELPAYTMEKRKIVLNKPAVPAQLQEFLQEHLAGELDLRDGVRSDQQEGWLHVRASNTEAILRIIGESSDGIWLASQLDAVEALVRKHLT
- the lepA gene encoding translation elongation factor 4; amino-acid sequence: MKNIRNFCIIAHIDHGKSTLADRMLELTDTLAERKMQEQVLDSMELERERGITIKSHPIRMQYQDNAGELWEFNLIDTPGHVDFSYEVSRSLAACEGAILVVDASQGVEAQTLANLYLAMESDLEILPVLNKIDLPGARTEEVREELAQLLGIEEEEIMAVSAKTGLGVEEVLEAVPRRLPGPKLNEDAPLRALIIDSQYDPYLGAVATVRVVDGKIRTGSRIRFLATGQDYEVQETGNFVLSRQKSPSLDSGQVGYLVSGAKQIRDLRVGDTVVDAGKDFPEALPGYKEVKPMVFSGLYPLDADSYEMLREALQKLQLNDSAIRYEPESSTALGFGFRVGFLGLLHMEIVQERLEREFSLGIIATLPNVEYQVSHKDGSELLVSNPAQMPEAGEISEIREPYVRSTVYTPADYVGPLMKLCMERRGIQEGMNYLDGKRVELHFRLPLSEVVVDFYDRLKNISRGHASFDYEYSGHEASELVKLVILINGSPVDALSAIVHRDQAHFWGDRLARKLKEQIPRQLFQVAIQASIGSRVVARCNVSALRKNVTAKCYGGDITRKRKLLERQKEGKRRMKQVGNVEIPQEAFLAVLKVER
- the glmS gene encoding glutamine--fructose-6-phosphate transaminase (isomerizing), whose product is MCGIVGYLGERPALPILIEGLKRLEYRGYDSSGIALQNGGTLQVVKEEGKISSLQTRLNGGEYPSVSGIAHTRWATHGVPSRQNAHPHVSASGKIAIVHNGIIENFQALRRFLTEKGYEFTTDTDTETLVHLIDFHYRGDLEKAVQMALARVEGTYGIAVIHHDHPKMMVGARNGSPMVIGIGDRELFLASDVAAILAHTRQVIYLDDREMVTFDSQTFKTKTIHNEAVEKEIQEVTWDLESIEKSGYPHFMLKEIFEQPETIANAFRGRLLEEEGLAKLGGLASCQSELQAMERAVFLACGTSWHAGLIGEYMIEELARIPAEVEYASEFRYRNPVLDENTVTWSISQSGETVDTLEAMREGMRKGARSLGIVNVVGSTIARESEGGVYIHAGPEIGVASTKAFTSQVTVLAILTLLLGRKRGMSLSQGQEMVQELKAIPDKVSQILKKDEEIREIAEIYADVNNFLYLGRGINYPVALEGALKLKEISYIHAEGYPAAEMKHGPIALIDENMPVVFVSPRGGSSRKILGNMEEVRARGGRIIAVTNEGDQNAAALADHVISIPETVDFLSPLLTVIPLQLLAYHIAVIRGCDVDQPRNLAKSVTVE
- a CDS encoding RidA family protein, with the translated sequence MKRQAISSDSAPLAIGPYSQAILSEGLLFTSGQIPLDPAKGKVVEGGIEEQSHQVMKNLGAILEAAGLAYGDLLKCTVFLSDMKNFQTFNEVYACYFEGGGPAPARSTVEVSALPLGVLIEIEAIARA
- the lepB gene encoding signal peptidase I — encoded protein: MLWKKKQKKKKHWAREILDVIVWALVMVFLARSFVVQAFHIPSGSMEDTLLVGDFLFVNKFLYGSKIPLTDIRLPGLREPRPGDIVVFRPSGEKQDYIKRCVAVEGQTLELKSGILYRDGERVEENYVKFAYGARPQRESMRDFGPVTVPEGEIFLLGDNRDNSKDSRYVGTKNWRDTVQGKAVFIYFSWNLKRNFPRLDRIGDLIH